In Carassius gibelio isolate Cgi1373 ecotype wild population from Czech Republic chromosome B13, carGib1.2-hapl.c, whole genome shotgun sequence, one genomic interval encodes:
- the si:ch211-132e22.4 gene encoding uncharacterized protein si:ch211-132e22.4, with protein MILQHMDNTTVLDSTNTTPLNNGTIRVDHIEEIIRWISFAVGLPGIGFSIYLMGMQAKTGKAAPVYLISLLASDIFNILGRPKTSAEDAQKTSLQTTDISSLIFYFGIISNIVFMVCVAQERYLLVTCPRYNAFCMKLKQSSMISLAVWAAPFAILFLAYQGYIILFSIALLLPLPFLGFFFLDSFRALWCTRRPAPVTNRNKILGMQGVILCNYSMLYLPFILNTLLKALALSSYVYYLGLVSDLLLYLGPLVDPFLSIFLTNGIGDILKAFPCCARKNTQEETESVNTDTVETVSGILTRL; from the coding sequence ATGATTCTACAACATATGGATAACACCACAGTTTTGGATAGTACTAACACCACTCCTCTGAACAATGGCACCATCCGTGTAGACCACATTGAAGAGATCATCAGATGGATCTCATTTGCTGTTGGGCTTCCTGGCATCGGCTTTTCTATCTACCTCATGGGCATGCAAGCAAAAACTGGCAAGGCTGCTCCCGTCTACCTAATAAGCCTTCTCGCATCCGATATCTTTAACATCCTTGGGCGACCGAAAACATCTGCAGAGGATGCTCAGAAAACCAGTTTGCAGACTACAGACATATCCTCCCTGATATTCTACTTTGGGATCATATCCAACATTGTGTTCATGGTCTGTGTTGCTCAGGAGCGATATCTGTTGGTAACCTGTCCACGATATAATGCCTTCTGCATGAAACTCAAGCAGTCGAGCATGATTTCATTGGCCGTGTGGGCAGCTCCATTTGCAATACTTTTCCTGGCGTACCAAGGATATATCATCTTATTCTCCATAGCTCTTCTTCTCCCACTACCATTCCTGGGGTTTTTCTTTTTGGATTCTTTTAGAGCCTTGTGGTGTACAAGACGGCCAGCACCTGTGACTAACAGAAACAAGATTCTGGGTATGCAGGGGGTCATCTTGTGTAATTATAGCATGCTTTACCTTCCCTTTATCCTAAATACTCTGCTCAAAGCATTGGCTTTAAGTTCTTATGTATACTACTTGGGACTTGTATCTGATCTTCTTCTCTATCTTGGCCCACTGGTGGACCCATTCCTCTCAATCTTCCTTACAAATGGAATTGGTGACATTTTGAAGGCCTTTCCCTGCTGTGCGAGGAAAAACACACAGGAGGAAACCGAGTCTGTGAATACAGACACTGTGGAAACAGTATCTGGGATCTTAACGCGGCTGTGA